A genomic stretch from Thermomonospora umbrina includes:
- a CDS encoding RNA-guided endonuclease InsQ/TnpB family protein produces the protein MVQVRLLPTSEQASALRSTLHVCNVQANEVSRTAFERGVFRNHDLRKLTYRSVRDAGLGSQAAQHVIKKVADAYGTLRAGIRAGNFGRPGSRRRIKAESKPITFRPDAAQPFDRRNMSLALDAGTLSLWTLNGRLKGVPFACSTSARRTLAECRHGESDLLCRDGKWLLLVTVEVAEQPLNEEPDGFIGVDLGIANIATTSTGYRAAGRESSRHRARQARLRRRLQAKGTKSAKRVLKRQRRREQRRARDVNHCVSKRIVAEAERTGRGIALEDLTGIRDRVRHRRPQRAAFHSWAFHQLGNFITYKARRAGVPVVFVDPAHTSRTCADCGHRERADRVDQALFICRGCGVVAHADRNASRNIARKGEVAWDAGRRSSAPAPPRGGVGWTRRATRQPVGP, from the coding sequence ATGGTGCAGGTGAGGTTGTTGCCGACGTCCGAGCAGGCGTCGGCGCTGCGATCGACCCTGCACGTCTGCAACGTGCAGGCGAACGAGGTTTCGCGGACCGCGTTCGAGCGCGGCGTGTTCCGAAACCATGACCTGCGCAAGCTCACCTACCGGTCGGTGCGGGACGCGGGGCTCGGGTCGCAGGCCGCCCAGCATGTGATCAAGAAGGTCGCCGACGCCTACGGCACGCTGCGAGCCGGCATCCGGGCGGGGAACTTCGGCAGGCCCGGCTCCCGGCGCCGGATCAAGGCCGAGAGCAAGCCGATCACGTTCCGCCCTGACGCCGCACAGCCGTTCGACCGACGCAACATGTCGTTGGCCCTGGATGCGGGGACCCTCTCGCTCTGGACTCTCAACGGCCGGTTGAAGGGCGTACCGTTCGCCTGCTCCACCTCGGCGCGAAGGACCCTGGCCGAGTGTCGCCACGGTGAGTCCGATCTGCTGTGCCGGGACGGAAAATGGCTCTTGCTGGTCACGGTCGAGGTGGCCGAGCAGCCGTTGAACGAGGAACCCGACGGGTTCATCGGGGTGGACCTCGGCATCGCCAACATTGCGACCACCTCCACCGGATATCGCGCGGCCGGCCGTGAGTCGAGTCGGCACCGCGCCCGCCAAGCCCGACTCCGCCGCAGGCTCCAGGCCAAGGGCACCAAGTCCGCCAAGCGGGTGTTGAAGCGGCAGCGTCGCAGGGAGCAGCGGCGTGCCAGGGATGTCAACCACTGTGTTTCGAAACGGATCGTGGCCGAGGCCGAACGCACCGGACGCGGCATTGCCCTGGAAGACCTCACGGGCATCCGCGACCGGGTACGGCACCGCCGGCCCCAACGGGCCGCGTTCCACTCGTGGGCGTTCCACCAACTCGGGAACTTCATCACCTACAAGGCCCGCCGGGCCGGGGTGCCGGTGGTGTTCGTGGACCCGGCCCACACCTCCCGAACCTGCGCGGACTGCGGCCATCGCGAACGGGCCGACCGCGTCGATCAAGCCCTGTTCATCTGCCGAGGCTGCGGCGTCGTTGCGCACGCGGACCGGAACGCCTCCCGCAACATCGCCCGCAAGGGCGAGGTTGCGTGGGATGCGGGGCGGCGGTCATCCGCCCCTGCCCCACCCCGTGGCGGGGTGGGCTGGACGCGGCGGGCCACCCGACAGCCTGTTGGGCCCTAG
- a CDS encoding NADH-quinone oxidoreductase subunit A, with translation MDLYVPIVVLGLLAFGFTAVSVVMASLTGPKRWNRAKLEAYECGIEPTPQPVGGGRFPIKYYLTAMLFIVFDIEIIFLYPWAVAFNSMGIFALVEMVLFIVTVLVAYAYIWRRGGLEWD, from the coding sequence ATGGATCTCTATGTTCCGATCGTCGTCCTGGGCCTGCTGGCTTTCGGGTTCACGGCCGTCTCGGTCGTGATGGCCTCCCTGACCGGCCCCAAACGCTGGAACCGCGCCAAACTCGAGGCCTACGAATGCGGCATCGAGCCCACCCCGCAGCCGGTCGGCGGCGGGCGCTTCCCGATCAAGTACTACCTGACGGCGATGCTGTTCATCGTCTTCGACATCGAGATCATCTTCCTGTACCCCTGGGCGGTCGCCTTCAACAGCATGGGGATCTTCGCCCTCGTCGAGATGGTTCTCTTCATCGTCACCGTGCTGGTCGCGTACGCCTACATCTGGCGGCGCGGCGGTCTGGAGTGGGACTGA
- a CDS encoding demethylmenaquinone methyltransferase — protein sequence MTRASLDKRPADVAAMFDGTAERYDLLNSLMTGGLDRRWRRAVVSAVDAGPGERVLDLAAGTGTSSVPFAEAGAHTVACDFSLGMLRVGRRRTSLPRFVAGDALRLPFADGAFDAVTISFGLRNVADTDLALRELRRVTRRGGRLVVCEVSHPPNRLLAFGHGLHLRYGLPLLGRMGSNPDSYRYLGESTLAWPAQAELARRLQGAGWGGVRWRNLTFGVVALHHAVNPG from the coding sequence ATGACCCGCGCTTCTCTCGACAAACGCCCCGCCGACGTCGCGGCCATGTTCGACGGCACCGCCGAACGGTACGACCTGCTCAACAGCCTGATGACCGGTGGGCTCGACCGGCGGTGGCGGCGGGCGGTGGTCTCGGCGGTGGACGCCGGGCCCGGTGAGCGGGTGCTGGACCTGGCGGCCGGCACCGGGACCTCCTCGGTGCCGTTCGCGGAGGCGGGCGCGCACACCGTCGCCTGCGACTTCTCCCTGGGCATGCTCCGGGTGGGGCGGCGCCGGACGTCCCTGCCGCGGTTCGTCGCCGGGGACGCCCTCCGACTGCCGTTCGCCGACGGCGCGTTCGACGCCGTGACCATCTCGTTCGGATTGCGTAACGTCGCCGATACCGACCTGGCACTGCGGGAGCTGCGCCGGGTCACCCGGCGGGGCGGCCGGCTGGTGGTGTGCGAGGTGAGTCACCCCCCGAACCGGCTGCTGGCGTTCGGTCACGGCCTCCATCTCAGGTACGGGCTGCCGCTGTTGGGGCGGATGGGTTCCAATCCGGATTCGTACCGCTACCTGGGTGAATCCACCCTTGCGTGGCCGGCGCAGGCGGAGCTGGCGCGCCGGCTGCAGGGTGCCGGCTGGGGCGGTGTGCGGTGGCGGAACCTCACCTTCGGGGTCGTCGCACTGCACCATGCCGTCAATCCCGGTTAA
- a CDS encoding NADH-quinone oxidoreductase subunit C — protein MSSQNPEQQAEQSADQLPAQRPEERREQPIARTGMFGAKTTGDTSGYGGLVVRQSPKVTAPRPYGGPEGAAQPGEFDEVADALERAYPHFGDAIERVVVDRGELTLVVGREHLPRVAQTLRDQPDLRFELCTGVSGVHYPTDPGAELHAVYHLLSMTHNRRVRLEVTCPDEDPHIPSLVAVYPTNDWHERETYDFFGIIFDGHPALTRIEMPDDWVGHPQRKDYPLGGIPVEYRGAEIPPPDQRRSYV, from the coding sequence ATGTCGAGCCAGAACCCCGAGCAGCAGGCGGAGCAGTCCGCCGACCAGTTGCCGGCACAGCGGCCCGAGGAGCGTCGGGAGCAGCCGATCGCCCGCACGGGCATGTTCGGCGCGAAGACCACCGGCGACACCTCCGGCTACGGCGGGCTGGTCGTCCGCCAGAGCCCCAAGGTCACCGCCCCCCGCCCGTACGGCGGGCCGGAGGGGGCGGCGCAGCCGGGTGAGTTCGACGAGGTCGCCGACGCGCTGGAACGGGCGTACCCGCACTTCGGCGACGCGATCGAACGGGTCGTGGTGGACCGCGGCGAGCTGACCCTGGTGGTCGGCCGCGAGCATCTGCCCCGCGTCGCGCAGACCCTCCGCGACCAGCCGGACCTGCGGTTCGAGCTGTGCACCGGAGTGTCGGGCGTGCACTATCCGACCGACCCGGGCGCCGAGCTGCACGCCGTCTACCACCTGCTGTCGATGACCCACAACCGGCGCGTCCGGCTCGAGGTCACCTGTCCCGACGAGGACCCGCACATCCCCTCGCTGGTGGCGGTCTACCCGACCAACGACTGGCACGAACGGGAGACCTACGACTTCTTCGGGATCATCTTCGACGGCCACCCCGCGCTGACCCGCATCGAGATGCCCGACGACTGGGTGGGCCACCCGCAGCGCAAGGACTACCCCCTCGGCGGGATCCCGGTCGAATACCGCGGCGCGGAGATCCCGCCGCCCGACCAGCGGAGGTCGTACGTATGA
- a CDS encoding NuoB/complex I 20 kDa subunit family protein — protein sequence MGLEEKLPSGFLLTTVEQVAGWARKSSVWPATFGLACCAIEMMATGDPRHDFSRWGMERASATPRQADLMIVAGRVSQKMAPVLRQIYDQMTEPKWVIAMGVCASSGGMFNNYAIVQGVDHIVPVDIYLPGCPPRPEMLLDAILKLHDKIGNTKLGAQRTRQIEELEEAKRRRLPLLGQPQGMI from the coding sequence ATGGGTCTAGAGGAGAAACTCCCCAGCGGATTCCTGTTGACCACGGTCGAGCAGGTGGCGGGCTGGGCGCGCAAGAGCTCGGTGTGGCCGGCCACCTTCGGGCTGGCCTGCTGCGCCATCGAGATGATGGCCACCGGCGACCCCCGGCACGACTTCTCCCGCTGGGGGATGGAACGCGCCTCCGCCACCCCCCGGCAGGCCGACCTGATGATCGTCGCGGGCCGGGTCAGCCAGAAGATGGCCCCCGTGCTCCGCCAGATCTACGACCAGATGACCGAGCCCAAGTGGGTCATCGCGATGGGCGTGTGCGCCTCCTCCGGCGGCATGTTCAACAACTACGCCATCGTGCAGGGCGTGGACCACATCGTCCCGGTCGACATCTACCTGCCCGGCTGTCCGCCGCGGCCGGAGATGCTGCTGGACGCGATCCTCAAACTGCACGACAAGATCGGCAACACCAAGCTGGGCGCGCAGCGCACGCGGCAGATCGAGGAGCTCGAAGAGGCCAAGCGCCGCCGCCTGCCGCTGCTCGGACAGCCACAGGGGATGATCTGA
- a CDS encoding DUF4229 domain-containing protein — MRAFLAYTAARLAIFAVTIGVLILVVDLDYDKPGAMLLLLALSVGISGVVSYVLLAGLRDKVSESLTGGIGNQRQRFERDRAKEDSSDSQP, encoded by the coding sequence ATGCGCGCTTTTCTCGCCTACACCGCCGCCCGGCTGGCCATCTTCGCCGTCACCATCGGGGTCCTGATCCTCGTGGTGGACCTGGACTACGACAAGCCCGGCGCCATGCTGCTGCTGCTCGCTCTCTCGGTGGGCATCAGCGGCGTCGTCAGTTACGTGCTGCTCGCCGGGCTGCGCGACAAGGTCTCGGAGTCCCTCACCGGCGGGATCGGCAACCAGCGACAACGCTTCGAACGCGACCGCGCCAAAGAAGACTCGTCAGATTCTCAGCCCTGA
- the nuoE gene encoding NADH-quinone oxidoreductase subunit NuoE — protein MGYTPETLARLERDAKDIIARYPKPRSALLPMLHLVQSVDGHVTRDGIEFCAEQLGITPAQVTGVATFYTMYKRERVGEYHVGVCINTLCAVMGGDQIWDELSAHVGVGHDEATEDGRVSLERIECNAACDFAPVMTVNWEFFDNMTPEKAKTLVDDLRAGREVVPTRGPGSVCTWKEASRVLAGFPDGRAGEGAQAGPETLVGLELAKSRGWEAPPVDVARPEPDDPAAGSKTQGDIHK, from the coding sequence ATGGGTTACACACCCGAGACGCTCGCCCGGTTGGAGCGGGACGCCAAGGACATCATCGCGCGGTACCCCAAGCCGCGCTCGGCCCTGCTGCCGATGCTGCACCTGGTGCAGTCGGTGGACGGGCACGTGACCCGGGACGGCATCGAGTTCTGCGCCGAGCAGCTCGGCATCACGCCCGCCCAGGTCACCGGGGTCGCCACCTTCTACACCATGTACAAGCGCGAGCGCGTCGGCGAATACCACGTCGGCGTCTGCATCAACACGCTGTGCGCGGTGATGGGCGGCGACCAGATCTGGGACGAGCTGAGCGCGCACGTCGGGGTCGGCCACGACGAGGCCACCGAGGACGGCAGGGTCTCCCTCGAACGCATCGAGTGCAACGCCGCCTGCGACTTCGCCCCGGTGATGACGGTCAACTGGGAGTTCTTCGACAACATGACCCCGGAGAAGGCCAAGACGCTGGTGGACGACCTGCGCGCGGGCCGCGAGGTCGTCCCGACGCGCGGGCCGGGCAGCGTGTGCACGTGGAAGGAGGCGTCCCGCGTGCTCGCCGGGTTCCCCGACGGCCGGGCGGGCGAGGGCGCGCAGGCGGGGCCGGAGACGCTGGTCGGCCTGGAGTTGGCCAAGAGTCGCGGTTGGGAGGCCCCGCCCGTCGACGTGGCGCGGCCCGAGCCCGACGACCCGGCGGCGGGCTCCAAGACGCAGGGGGACATCCACAAATGA
- the nuoF gene encoding NADH-quinone oxidoreductase subunit NuoF: MSTTLTPVLSRHWDQTDSFTRAAYEREGGYRAMRTAFGMEPDTIVQAVKDSGLRGRGGAGFPTGMKWGFLPPSSPNPRYLVVNADESEPGTCKDIPLMLANPHVLVEGVIISSYAIRSNHAFIYVRGEVLHVIRRLQQAVAEAYEAGYLGKDILGTGYDLELVVHTGAGAYICGEETALLDSLEGYRGQPRLKPPFPAVAGLYGGPTVINNVESIASVPSIVENGADWFASMGTEKSKGFGIFSLSGHVTRPGQYEAPLGITLRELLDMAGGIREGHRLKFWTPGGSSTPLFTDEHLDVPLDFESVGAAGSMLGTRALQIFDETTCVVRAVLRWSEFYAHESCGKCTPCREGTYWYKQTLKRLDAGQGTEEDLETLLDLSDNILGRSFCALGDGATSPVTSSIKLFRDEYIAHFTQGGCPFDPAKSTVWAGGQ, from the coding sequence ATGAGCACGACCCTGACCCCGGTCCTGTCCCGCCACTGGGACCAGACCGACTCGTTCACCCGCGCCGCCTACGAGCGCGAGGGCGGCTACCGGGCGATGCGCACCGCGTTCGGCATGGAGCCGGACACGATCGTCCAGGCGGTCAAGGACTCCGGGCTGCGCGGGCGCGGCGGCGCCGGGTTCCCCACCGGGATGAAGTGGGGGTTCCTGCCGCCGAGCAGCCCCAACCCCCGCTACCTGGTGGTGAACGCGGACGAGTCCGAGCCGGGCACCTGCAAGGACATCCCGCTGATGCTGGCCAACCCGCACGTGCTGGTCGAGGGCGTCATCATCAGCTCGTACGCGATCCGGTCCAACCACGCGTTCATCTATGTGCGCGGCGAGGTGCTGCACGTCATCCGCCGTCTCCAGCAGGCCGTCGCGGAGGCCTACGAGGCCGGGTACCTCGGCAAGGACATCCTCGGCACCGGCTACGACCTGGAGCTGGTGGTACACACCGGCGCGGGCGCGTACATCTGCGGCGAGGAGACCGCGCTGCTGGACTCGCTGGAGGGATATCGGGGCCAACCCAGGCTCAAGCCTCCCTTCCCGGCGGTGGCGGGGCTCTACGGCGGCCCCACTGTGATCAACAACGTGGAGTCGATCGCCTCCGTTCCCTCGATCGTGGAGAACGGGGCCGACTGGTTCGCCTCGATGGGCACCGAGAAGTCCAAGGGCTTCGGGATCTTCTCGCTGTCCGGTCACGTGACGCGCCCCGGCCAGTACGAGGCCCCGCTCGGCATCACGCTGCGGGAGCTGCTCGACATGGCGGGCGGGATCCGCGAGGGGCACCGGCTGAAGTTCTGGACCCCGGGCGGCTCGTCCACCCCGCTGTTCACCGACGAGCACCTCGACGTCCCGTTGGACTTCGAGAGCGTCGGCGCGGCCGGGTCGATGCTCGGCACCCGGGCGCTGCAGATCTTCGACGAGACCACCTGCGTGGTACGGGCGGTGCTCCGCTGGTCGGAGTTCTACGCGCACGAGTCGTGCGGCAAGTGCACACCGTGTCGCGAGGGCACCTACTGGTACAAGCAGACCCTCAAGCGACTCGACGCCGGCCAGGGCACCGAGGAGGACCTGGAGACGCTGCTGGACCTGTCCGACAACATTCTGGGCAGGTCCTTCTGTGCTCTGGGGGACGGCGCCACCAGCCCCGTGACATCGTCCATCAAGCTGTTCCGCGACGAGTACATCGCGCACTTCACCCAGGGCGGGTGCCCGTTCGATCCCGCCAAGTCGACTGTGTGGGCAGGTGGGCAGTGA
- a CDS encoding NADH-quinone oxidoreductase subunit D, whose amino-acid sequence MSSTKYTEYDAYAAEEATEGKVFNVDGGDWDQVVAGAEDAGDERLVINMGPQHPSTHGVLRLILTLDGETVDECRVGIGYLHTGIEKNMEFRTWTQGTTFCTRMDYLAPIFNETAYSLAVEKLLGVTDRIPERAEIIRVMMMEVNRISSHLVAIATFGLELGATTVMLNGFIEREYALDVFEEITGLRMNMAYVRPGGVAQDIGHGGFTKVREFLDRMPKRLQALRKLMDSNPVYLARTKDVAHLDLQGCMALGVTGPVLRSTGLPWDLRKTQPYCGYETYEFEVATQESADVYGRYLVRMQEMEESLKIIEQCLDRLSTVKGPVMIEDKKIGWPAQLAIGTDGMGNSPRHIAHIMGTSMEALIHHFKLVTEGFRVPAGQVYAAVESPRGELGVHAVSEGGTRPYRVHFRDPSFTNLQAAAAMSEGGMVADVIAAVASIDPVMGGVDR is encoded by the coding sequence ATGAGCTCCACCAAGTACACCGAGTACGACGCGTACGCCGCCGAGGAGGCGACGGAGGGCAAGGTCTTCAACGTCGACGGTGGCGACTGGGACCAGGTCGTCGCCGGGGCCGAGGACGCCGGCGACGAGCGGCTGGTCATCAACATGGGCCCGCAGCACCCGTCCACCCACGGCGTGCTGCGGCTGATCCTGACGCTGGACGGCGAGACCGTCGACGAGTGCCGGGTGGGCATCGGCTACCTGCACACCGGCATCGAGAAGAACATGGAGTTCCGCACCTGGACGCAGGGCACCACGTTCTGCACCCGGATGGACTACCTGGCCCCGATCTTCAACGAGACGGCCTACAGCCTGGCCGTGGAGAAGCTGCTGGGGGTCACCGACCGGATCCCGGAGCGGGCGGAGATCATCCGGGTGATGATGATGGAGGTCAACCGGATCTCCTCGCACCTGGTCGCCATCGCCACGTTCGGCCTGGAGCTCGGCGCCACCACGGTGATGCTGAACGGCTTCATCGAGCGCGAGTACGCCCTCGACGTGTTCGAGGAGATCACCGGCCTGCGGATGAACATGGCCTACGTCCGCCCCGGCGGCGTCGCCCAGGACATCGGGCACGGCGGGTTCACCAAGGTCCGCGAGTTCCTCGACCGGATGCCCAAGCGGCTCCAGGCGCTCCGCAAGCTGATGGACTCCAACCCCGTCTACCTGGCACGCACCAAGGACGTCGCCCACCTGGACCTGCAGGGCTGCATGGCCCTCGGCGTCACCGGGCCGGTGCTGCGCTCCACCGGGCTGCCGTGGGACCTGCGCAAGACCCAGCCGTACTGCGGCTACGAGACCTACGAGTTCGAGGTCGCGACCCAGGAGAGCGCCGACGTCTACGGCCGCTACCTGGTGCGGATGCAGGAGATGGAGGAGTCCCTCAAGATCATTGAGCAGTGCCTGGACCGGCTCTCCACCGTCAAGGGCCCGGTGATGATCGAGGACAAGAAGATCGGCTGGCCCGCCCAGCTCGCCATCGGCACCGACGGGATGGGCAACTCGCCCCGGCACATCGCGCACATCATGGGCACCTCCATGGAGGCGCTGATCCACCACTTCAAGCTGGTGACCGAGGGCTTCCGGGTCCCCGCCGGGCAGGTGTACGCGGCGGTGGAGTCCCCGCGCGGCGAGCTCGGCGTCCACGCGGTCAGCGAGGGCGGCACCCGCCCCTACCGCGTGCACTTCCGCGACCCGTCCTTCACCAACCTGCAGGCCGCTGCCGCGATGTCGGAGGGCGGCATGGTCGCCGACGTCATCGCGGCCGTGGCATCGATCGACCCCGTCATGGGAGGCGTGGACCGCTGA
- a CDS encoding geranylgeranyl reductase family protein — protein MTDSSGQADVIVVGAGPAGSATAYWLAQAGLDVLLLEKATFPRDKICGDGLTPRAVRALISMGVDLDAPGWIRNKGLRIYGGGTKVELPWPELASFPDFGLVRARTDLDQLLAEHAAKAGAKLQQGCNVTGPILDERTDRIIGVTARYQGEDVEYRAPLVVAADGGSSRLSLAMGLRKRDDRPMGVAVRRYYQTPRHDDEYLESWLELWDGQRLLPGYGWVFPLGNGLSNVGLGLLNTSKSFQNVDYRAMMRGWCAGMPEEWQFDEDHATGPIRGAALPMGFNRQPHYTRGMLLVGDAGGMINPFNGEGIDYGLESGRLAADIIVQALARPTAAQRERALYEYPRILKDEHGGYFTIGRVFVKAIGDPRIMKFATRHGLPHPTLMRFTLKLLANLTDPRGGDAMDRIINAMSKVAPAA, from the coding sequence GTGACCGACTCCTCCGGACAGGCCGACGTCATCGTCGTCGGAGCGGGCCCCGCCGGATCCGCGACCGCCTACTGGCTCGCCCAGGCGGGGCTGGACGTCCTGCTGCTGGAGAAGGCCACCTTCCCCCGCGACAAGATCTGCGGTGACGGGCTCACCCCCCGGGCCGTTCGGGCGCTGATCTCGATGGGTGTCGACCTCGACGCCCCGGGCTGGATCCGCAACAAGGGGCTGCGCATCTACGGCGGCGGCACCAAGGTCGAGCTGCCCTGGCCCGAGCTGGCCAGCTTCCCCGACTTCGGCCTGGTCCGCGCCCGCACCGACCTCGACCAACTGCTGGCCGAGCACGCCGCCAAGGCGGGGGCCAAGCTCCAGCAGGGCTGCAACGTCACCGGCCCGATCCTGGACGAGCGCACCGACCGGATCATCGGCGTCACCGCCCGGTACCAGGGTGAGGACGTCGAGTACCGCGCGCCGCTCGTGGTCGCCGCCGACGGCGGCTCCAGCCGCCTATCGCTGGCCATGGGCCTGCGCAAGCGCGACGACCGGCCGATGGGCGTGGCCGTCCGCCGCTACTACCAGACCCCCCGCCACGACGACGAGTACCTGGAGTCGTGGCTGGAGTTGTGGGACGGGCAGCGCCTGCTCCCCGGCTACGGCTGGGTGTTCCCGCTCGGCAACGGCCTGTCCAACGTCGGCCTCGGCCTGCTCAACACCAGCAAGTCGTTCCAGAACGTCGACTACCGCGCCATGATGCGCGGCTGGTGCGCCGGCATGCCGGAGGAGTGGCAGTTCGACGAGGACCACGCCACCGGACCCATCCGGGGCGCGGCGCTGCCCATGGGCTTCAACCGGCAGCCGCACTACACCCGGGGGATGCTGCTGGTCGGGGACGCCGGCGGCATGATCAACCCGTTCAACGGCGAGGGCATCGACTACGGGCTGGAGTCCGGCCGGCTGGCCGCCGACATCATCGTCCAGGCCCTCGCCCGGCCCACCGCCGCACAGCGCGAACGGGCGCTGTACGAGTACCCGCGCATCCTCAAGGACGAGCACGGGGGCTACTTCACCATCGGCCGGGTCTTCGTGAAGGCCATCGGGGACCCGAGGATCATGAAATTCGCGACCAGGCACGGCCTGCCGCACCCGACCCTCATGCGGTTCACCCTCAAACTGCTCGCCAACCTCACCGATCCACGGGGCGGCGATGCGATGGACCGGATCATCAACGCCATGTCCAAGGTGGCCCCGGCGGCATGA